One part of the Macaca mulatta isolate MMU2019108-1 chromosome 6, T2T-MMU8v2.0, whole genome shotgun sequence genome encodes these proteins:
- the LOC144341478 gene encoding uncharacterized protein LOC144341478, translating to MDADDSRAPKGSLRKFLEHLFGARKAIGVLTSGGDAQADAWKGPDGGFPPVSGPRTEQGWSRDGPPAHGPGDLPFALERAGRARVLQVGALWAPPGPPRAPT from the exons ATGGACGCGgacgactcccgggcccccaagggctccttgcggaagttcctggagcacctctTCGGGGCccgcaaggccatcggcgtgctgaccagcggcggggatgctcaag CAGATGCGTGGAAAGGCCCGGATGGCGGATTTCCTCCCGTTTCGGGACCGCGCACTGAACAAGGATGGAGCCGGGATGGGCCCCCAGCCCACGGCCCCGGTGACCTTCCCTTCGCCCTTGAGCGCGCGGGGCGGGCGCGGGTGCTGCAGGTTGGGGCGCTGTGGGCCCCGCCCGGCCCGCCGCGGGCGCCTACGTGA